The genomic window CATCGACCCTCGCGCTGAAATGGTGATTGTGCGTCTGGCCTCTCATCCCCTGGCTGCCAATGGCAACTACGATGATGTGTCCCTGCCGGCCTATCAGGCGGTGGCGGATTACCTGATGGCCCAGGATTGATGCTCGCGGTCGTGTCGGGAGCGTCCTTATCGTGAATAGCCATCCGTTTTCTCAGGTCGATGTGTTTGCAAAGGATGCTTATCGCGGAAATCCCGTTGCCGTGGTTCACGATGCCGATGCACTGACCACGGATGAGATGCACTGTTTTGCCCGCTGGACCAATCTCTCGGAAACCACATTCCTCCTGAAGCCTCGCAGTGATGAGGCGGACTATCGCCTGCGGATCTTTACGCCCGGGGGGGAACTGCCCTTCGCCGGGCATCCCACCCTGGGCAGTTGCCACGCATGGCTTGAGGCCGGTGGACAATCCGCGAGTGCTGCCTTCGTTGTGCAGGAGTGTGAGGCCGGTCTGGTGCGTGTTCGCAGGGGATCCGAGGGACTGGCTTTTGCCGCGCCCCCCGTGCACCGCTCGGGGCCGCTGGATTCGGCGTTTGTCTCCCGGTTGATGGCCGCGCTGCATTTACCGCCAGAAGCTCTCGTTGCTCATCAATGGGTGGATAACGGGCCCGGCTGGTGCGCCCTGCAACTGGACAGTGCCCGGCGTGTCCTGGATGTGGTGCCCGATATGGCCGCTCTGGGTGATGCCTGTCTTGGGCTTGTGGGCGCTTACCCCCCGGGGAGTGCCTGTGATTTTGAGGTGCGAGCCTTTGTGCCGTCTCTTGGCGTGCCCGAGGACCCGGTGACGGGAAGTCTCAACGCCAGTATTGCCCAGTGGCTGATACGCGAGGGACGTGCCCCCGATTGCTATCTGGCGTCTCAGGGCACGGTCATTGAGAGGGCAGGCCAGATCCGCGTCAGCAAAGAGCAGGACACGGTGTGGATTGGTGGCGAAACAAGGACCTGTATTACCGGCACCGCCGCATTTTGAACCCCGGCCGGCGCAGGCAACGCGATCCTCTGTTCGATCCTGACGCCGAAAACTTGCCCAGGAGAATTTAGATAAATTTGCCGCTCAGCAGGGCGAAAATGCAAATTTTACCTTTCAGACGTCTTTGCAACACCCCTGTGATGGTGTTTACTAACCCCAAGTCCCCGCAAGGCACTTCGAATCCTAACTAAATCCAAAGATATGGATGGTTAGCGTCAATATCCCGAGGGAGGGGTTAGTAAAATGAGGAAGCACTGCCAGAAGAGTCGTTCTGTACTCAGTCTCAGCGTTGCAGCAGCTGTCGCATCACTCAGCGCAGCCACATCCACCAGTGTTTTTGCCCAGCAGGGCGAGGACATCCAGCTAGAAGAAGTTGTTGTTACCGGTTCACGTATCGCCGGTGACCCCAACGCCATAGCCTCACAGCCGGTGACCAGCGTTAACGCCGAGGATATTGCCATTTCCGGTGAGTTCAATATCACCGACGTCATCAATGATATCCCCGCGCTTTTTTCATCGAATACTTCCGAGAACTCTCTGGACGGTAACCAGGGCGCTGAGGTTGCCGATGGCACCAACACGCTGAACCTTCGGGGTTTGGGCGCCGCAAGAACCCTGGTGCTTGTGGATGGCCGACGCCACGTAGCGGGCGCGGCGGGTACCCAGGCAGTGGATGTGGGCTCACTGCCCATGAAACTCATCGAGCGCGTCGAAGTACTCACCGGCGGCGCCTCAGCGGTCTACGGGGCTGACGCGGTAACCGGGGTAGTGAACTTTATTCTCAAGGACGATTACGAAGGTTTCGAAATCGACCTGCAAACCGGTATGTCCAGCGAAGCCGATGCGGGACAGTCTGCGATTTCTGCCCTCTGGGGTAAGAATTTCAGCAACGGCCGCGGTAACGTCGCGGTCACCCTGGATTATCGTACGGACGAAGGCCTGAAAGCTGGCGAGCGTGGCCGTGACGGCCTGCTCACAGGTACCGGACGTGACTGGGTTAACCCCGATCTGCGGTTCCAGCAGGGGGACATTACCGGTGACACTCCCAACTTCCAGCAGTTCTTTAACTACCAGAATACGGGGCTGACGGATTTCGGTCTGCCTATTCCCACCCAGGAAGATTTCATCGCCGATTACCAGGCGGAGTTTGGTGTGGCGCCGTCCATCACCGCAGCCGAGGAAGCCTTGTTTGCGCAGGCGGGAAGCGCTCCTCAGCGTGCCGTGGAACTGGGACGCAGCTTCCCCTTCACATCCGGCTATGGCTACATCATTCCGGGTAACCCCTACACCTTCGAAGGCTTTGATCCCGATGTGCCTATTGATCTGGACAACAACGGCCGTAACGACTGTCAGGACTCTTTCACCGGTTACAACTCGGTGTTTGGCGCCGCCTCTTTCGGTGTCGTAGGCGGTTGCTGGAACGTTGACCAGAACGGCGGCTATGCGCCGGTGCAGGACGGACGGGTCGCGGGTAACTTCCAGGGCTTTGGTGGTGACTCTCTCAACACCATTCAGCAGGCTGACAGCTATCTGATCACGCCGGAAGACAAGATCACCTTCAATATGGTCGGTCATTTCGATATCAACGAGAACATGACGGCCTTTGGTGAGTTCAAGTACGGCTGGCAGGAAAACGAAAACCAGGTGCGACCCCAGTCCTTCTGGGATCTGTTGTTCGGCGCCCCTGACAACCCCTTCCTCCCGGGATTCATCCAGCCCGTAGCTCAGGAGCTCGGCGGTGTTGCCATCACCATCGATCCCATCGGTCTCGGACCGACCCAGCGCGTGACCGAGCGTGAAACCTTCCGCTTTGTGGGTGGCCTTGAGGGCACCTTCTCAAACGGTTGGACCTACGAGGTGTCGGCAAACTACGGCAAGTTTGAGCAGACCATTGAACGCAGCAACGAAGTCATCGTTGACCGCTTCCTGGCTGCCATCGACGCGGTGACGGATCCTGCAACAGGCGAGGCGGCCTGTCGTTCCTCCGTGGACCCCAACGCCCCGGTAGTTGCCACACCTTTTGATATTCCGGTTTTTGATCCCGGCTACTACTCCTTTACGCCAGGTGACGGCCAGTGTGTTCCCCTGAATATCTGGGCTGGCCAGCCCGGTATCACGGATGAAGCGGTAGATTTTGTGACCCGTGCCACCAGCGAGGGCGCAACCCTCGAGCAGACGGTATTCGCGGCGGTGGTCACCGGTGATTCTGCTGACTGGTTTGAGTTACCTGCGGGCGCCGTGTCCTTTGCGGCGGGTGTTGAGTATCGCAAGGAAGAGTCAGAAACATCCTTTGACTCCTATGCCCTGGGCATCATTCCTGCGGGGGCTCCGTTCCCCGAAGGCACTCAGCTGTCTGACGTGAGTGACAACAGCAACCTCCTGTTCCGACCTGCGCTGTCCAACAGCAACGAAGTGGGCGACTACGATGTCACCGATGTGTTCTTCGAGGTGAATGTTCCCCTGTTGTCGGGAACACCCTTCGCAGAATCTCTGGTGTTTGATGCAGCGGTACGCGCCTCGGATTACAGCACCATCGGCGAGGCATACACCTGGAAGACGGGTCTGTCGTGGACACCCATCGACGATATCCGTTTCCGTGCAACGGTATCCCAGGCGGTGCGTGCGCCGAACATCAACGAGTTGTTTGCGCCTACGACGGGTACCAACTTCCGCCCCATCGATCCCTGTGACGCGGCCCAGCTTGCGGCGCTATCGGGTTCTATCGGTGCCCAGACGCAGGCGAACTGCGTAGCGGACTTTGCAACCTTCGGGCTGAACCCCTTCGACGCAGAGGGTAATTACGTGTACACCGATCCTCTCTCCGCTTCTTTCGGCGGCACCCAGGGCGGTAATCAGGATCTTCAGGAAGAGACGGCGGACACCTACACCATTGGTGTGGTCTTCCAGCCCACGTTCCTGGAAGGTCTGACCCTCAGTGTTGACTACTGGTCTATCGAGATTGAGGACGCTATCGAGGAGGTGACGTCGCAGAACATCGTGGACGCCTGCTATCAGGGTACTTCCCTCAACGACGCCTTCTGCAGCCAGTTCACTCGAAACACAAACTCGTCCTCGGTGCAGTTTGGTGGTTTTAACTTCCTGCAGG from Congregibacter litoralis KT71 includes these protein-coding regions:
- a CDS encoding PhzF family phenazine biosynthesis protein: MNSHPFSQVDVFAKDAYRGNPVAVVHDADALTTDEMHCFARWTNLSETTFLLKPRSDEADYRLRIFTPGGELPFAGHPTLGSCHAWLEAGGQSASAAFVVQECEAGLVRVRRGSEGLAFAAPPVHRSGPLDSAFVSRLMAALHLPPEALVAHQWVDNGPGWCALQLDSARRVLDVVPDMAALGDACLGLVGAYPPGSACDFEVRAFVPSLGVPEDPVTGSLNASIAQWLIREGRAPDCYLASQGTVIERAGQIRVSKEQDTVWIGGETRTCITGTAAF
- a CDS encoding TonB-dependent receptor domain-containing protein, with product MRKHCQKSRSVLSLSVAAAVASLSAATSTSVFAQQGEDIQLEEVVVTGSRIAGDPNAIASQPVTSVNAEDIAISGEFNITDVINDIPALFSSNTSENSLDGNQGAEVADGTNTLNLRGLGAARTLVLVDGRRHVAGAAGTQAVDVGSLPMKLIERVEVLTGGASAVYGADAVTGVVNFILKDDYEGFEIDLQTGMSSEADAGQSAISALWGKNFSNGRGNVAVTLDYRTDEGLKAGERGRDGLLTGTGRDWVNPDLRFQQGDITGDTPNFQQFFNYQNTGLTDFGLPIPTQEDFIADYQAEFGVAPSITAAEEALFAQAGSAPQRAVELGRSFPFTSGYGYIIPGNPYTFEGFDPDVPIDLDNNGRNDCQDSFTGYNSVFGAASFGVVGGCWNVDQNGGYAPVQDGRVAGNFQGFGGDSLNTIQQADSYLITPEDKITFNMVGHFDINENMTAFGEFKYGWQENENQVRPQSFWDLLFGAPDNPFLPGFIQPVAQELGGVAITIDPIGLGPTQRVTERETFRFVGGLEGTFSNGWTYEVSANYGKFEQTIERSNEVIVDRFLAAIDAVTDPATGEAACRSSVDPNAPVVATPFDIPVFDPGYYSFTPGDGQCVPLNIWAGQPGITDEAVDFVTRATSEGATLEQTVFAAVVTGDSADWFELPAGAVSFAAGVEYRKEESETSFDSYALGIIPAGAPFPEGTQLSDVSDNSNLLFRPALSNSNEVGDYDVTDVFFEVNVPLLSGTPFAESLVFDAAVRASDYSTIGEAYTWKTGLSWTPIDDIRFRATVSQAVRAPNINELFAPTTGTNFRPIDPCDAAQLAALSGSIGAQTQANCVADFATFGLNPFDAEGNYVYTDPLSASFGGTQGGNQDLQEETADTYTIGVVFQPTFLEGLTLSVDYWSIEIEDAIEEVTSQNIVDACYQGTSLNDAFCSQFTRNTNSSSVQFGGFNFLQVSPINFANLESDGIDFQGSYDFSIGEHGFKASIGGTYVNELNRFSDPLDSSVVDVELGEVNRPELAGNIWLNWYWKDLTVQWQTQYQDEQLLAFIEIDTAQELYGDSVVQDEYWQHDIAATFAIKETMSVFGGVRNLTDEQPFITNRGYPASARGTYVYLGFNMVFGGF